TATGTTGACTTAAAGAAAATAATAGAAAAGCTTAAAAAATCAGTTGAACATATTAAAGCAACGACAAAAAAATATGACAAAGATATTAAAAACAACATATTTAGCATACTTCTTGATCAGTTAAAGCATAAAGTGGACACATCGGTTTTAGTACCAACACTGAAAGGTTACTTGGGCAGACAGGACAAATTAGAATATAATAAGGTATTTGATAACCATTATTACTACGATTTTTTGGAATTAGTGAAAGACAATAAAGATTATTTAAAATCAAGGGAATTTGAGAAAATTACCAGTTAAGGATTAATTATGGAAAGTGTATTAGAACGTCTTAAAGAAAAGGGATTAGAAATTAGAGGAAAAAGGAATAAGCCTATTTTCATAAAAATAGAAAGTAAAAATGACAGAACTTTATATCATACAAAGATAATGAGTGATTTGTATATATTTGGGATCAATAAAAATCAAAAGAATAAATTTTTTATTTCATTTAGAGGATTATTTAATCAAGAGAAAATAGAATCTTTTCATTTATTTTCTTTAAAAGGAAATGATAAATTTTTAGGTGTTTTTTATGGGTATAGGAAACCAATCAAGAATGTCGTAACAAGATATGAGGAAAATGGTATCATAAAAGCGTCTACATTTTCAAAAGCCTATTACATAGAATTTAGGTTTAAGAAGGGTAGCGTGTTTTGCTATCTTGTAGGAATTGCCTATTTGCTTAGAGAAGAAAAGTCTCATAAAAAGTATTACGATTCTTTAACGAAAACATTTTTAAGCTTAGAAGCACAAGTATATGAATTTTATGGTAAAAAGTTGCCAGATGGGGGTCTTATAAACAAATGGATAGAAAAAAACCTAAAATAATAACAATTGCATCAATTAAAGGAGGTGTTGGAAAAAGTACAAGTTCAATCATATTTGCAACACTATTATCCCAAAAACATAAAGTGCTTTTAATTGATATGGATACGCAGGCTTCTACTACTAGTTATTTCTATGGAATTTTTGAACAAAATAATTTTAACATAGTTTCCAAAAATATATATAGAGTTCTTAAAGGAACCGTAAGTATTAATAAAGCCATTGCAACAATAGACAAAAATTTAGATTTAATACCTAGTTATCTAAGTCTGCACTTATTTAATAAAGAAGCTATTAGTTTCAAGGAATTGAAATTGAATGAAGCTCTAACTTTTTTGAAAGTGAGGTATGATTTCATAGTATTGGATACTAATCCGAGC
Above is a genomic segment from Borrelia hermsii DAH containing:
- a CDS encoding DUF226 domain-containing protein, whose product is MESVLERLKEKGLEIRGKRNKPIFIKIESKNDRTLYHTKIMSDLYIFGINKNQKNKFFISFRGLFNQEKIESFHLFSLKGNDKFLGVFYGYRKPIKNVVTRYEENGIIKASTFSKAYYIEFRFKKGSVFCYLVGIAYLLREEKSHKKYYDSLTKTFLSLEAQVYEFYGKKLPDGGLINKWIEKNLK
- a CDS encoding ParA family protein gives rise to the protein MDRKKPKIITIASIKGGVGKSTSSIIFATLLSQKHKVLLIDMDTQASTTSYFYGIFEQNNFNIVSKNIYRVLKGTVSINKAIATIDKNLDLIPSYLSLHLFNKEAISFKELKLNEALTFLKVRYDFIVLDTNPSLDFTLVNALVVSDYILIPMTAEKWAVESLQILEFYIRELKLKVPTFIFITKFKKNNSHKFLLENLQSKNNFLGIVSEREDLNKKIAENNIFDLKKDYIKEYQGVLELLLERTGFKNEI